The following are encoded together in the Thermococcus sibiricus MM 739 genome:
- a CDS encoding metal ABC transporter ATP-binding protein → MIIAENLTIYYDRQKAVENVTFKLDSDQTLLLLGPNGAGKTTLLRAVAGLHQNYKGTLLVFGKPPIESRNVISYVPQSYSLNERVPLTVIEVVAMGALYKRGLMHFNIPRNLLREATEALEFVGLGSLKDKRFSELSGGQKQRVLLARALISKPKLLLLDEPLSALDPSARVEVVSVLAKIKQEIGLAMIITTHDPNPLTEIGDKIMLLNKELIAFGSPEEVLRDEIITKVYGSQSKAIKVGKRMYCFIGDVHLHRGERK, encoded by the coding sequence TTGATAATTGCGGAAAACTTGACTATCTATTATGATAGGCAGAAAGCAGTCGAAAATGTAACATTTAAACTAGATAGTGATCAAACTCTTCTTTTACTTGGGCCTAATGGGGCAGGTAAGACTACTCTTTTAAGAGCAGTTGCAGGCCTTCATCAAAACTATAAAGGAACCCTTTTAGTCTTTGGAAAGCCTCCCATTGAGAGCAGGAATGTTATCTCCTACGTTCCCCAAAGTTATTCTTTGAATGAAAGAGTGCCCTTAACAGTAATTGAAGTAGTTGCTATGGGGGCATTATACAAAAGAGGTCTCATGCACTTTAATATCCCAAGAAATCTTTTAAGGGAGGCAACAGAGGCACTGGAGTTTGTAGGCCTTGGAAGTTTAAAAGATAAAAGGTTTTCAGAACTTAGTGGTGGTCAAAAGCAGAGAGTATTGCTTGCTAGGGCACTTATCTCTAAACCTAAGCTTCTCCTTCTGGATGAACCATTATCTGCCCTTGATCCCAGCGCGAGGGTAGAGGTGGTTTCGGTACTTGCGAAAATAAAGCAGGAGATAGGATTAGCAATGATCATAACAACACATGACCCAAATCCTCTAACAGAAATAGGGGATAAGATAATGCTCCTCAATAAGGAGTTGATAGCATTTGGTTCTCCAGAGGAAGTTCTCAGAGATGAAATAATTACCAAAGTTTATGGTTCACAATCCAAGGCTATTAAAGTGGGAAAAAGAATGTATTGCTTTATAGGTGATGTCCATCTGCACAGGGGGGAGAGAAAGTGA
- a CDS encoding MarC family protein: MELLLFFRTFLYVFGTLFAVMNPIGAVPVFLSIIQHCKSYEGMISLAKRTSVAVFVTLTAFALLGEWIFKFFGSTIDAFAIAGGILLFRMALEMLSGNLSTVKISHEEEEEAVNLSEIAIVPLAIPLISGPGSITTVMIHMAKNASYLGKAAVMLAILITSFLVYVVLRSAEKVQQRLGKVGIRLITRMMGLILASMAVQLVINGIKGAFGL, from the coding sequence ATGGAGCTGCTTTTATTTTTTAGAACCTTTCTTTATGTGTTTGGAACTCTCTTTGCAGTGATGAACCCTATTGGGGCAGTTCCAGTGTTTTTATCTATTATTCAACACTGTAAATCCTATGAAGGAATGATAAGCCTAGCAAAGAGAACATCTGTGGCTGTTTTTGTGACTTTAACAGCTTTTGCACTTTTGGGTGAGTGGATATTCAAGTTTTTCGGTTCTACAATAGATGCATTTGCAATTGCAGGAGGAATTTTACTTTTCAGAATGGCCTTGGAGATGTTGAGTGGTAACTTATCAACTGTGAAGATAAGTCATGAGGAGGAAGAGGAAGCGGTAAATTTAAGCGAGATCGCTATAGTCCCCTTGGCAATCCCCTTGATATCTGGTCCCGGTTCAATAACTACCGTGATGATACACATGGCAAAAAATGCCAGCTATTTAGGGAAAGCAGCTGTAATGCTTGCTATTCTTATCACAAGCTTCCTAGTTTACGTAGTGCTTAGGTCAGCGGAAAAAGTGCAACAAAGGCTCGGTAAAGTTGGAATAAGGCTTATAACAAGAATGATGGGACTTATATTAGCTTCAATGGCTGTTCAGCTTGTAATCAATGGAATTAAAGGAGCTTTTGGACTCTAA